A window of Lodderomyces beijingensis strain CBS 14171 genome assembly, chromosome: 1 contains these coding sequences:
- a CDS encoding translation elongation factor EF-1 alpha, with protein sequence MGKEKTHVNVVVIGHVDSGKSTTTGHLIYKCGGIDKRTIEKFEKEAAELGKGSFKYAWVLDKLKAERERGITIDIALWKFETPKYHVTVIDAPGHRDFIKNMITGTSQADCAILIIAGGTGEFEAGISKDGQTREHALLAYTLGVKQLIVAVNKMDSVKWDKNRFEEIIKETSNFVKKVGYNPKSVPFVPISGWNGDNMIEPSANCPWYKGWEKETKAGKSTGKTLLEAIDAIEPPQRPTDKPLRLPLQDVYKIGGIGTVPVGRVETGIIKAGMVVTFAPAGVTTEVKSVEMHHEQLVEGVPGDNVGFNVKNVSVKEIRRGNVCGDSKNDPPKGCDSFNAQVIVLNHPGQISAGYSPVLDCHTAHIACKFDTLIEKIDRRTGKKLEDEPKFIKSGDAAIVKMVPTKPMCVEAFTDYPPLGRFAVRDMRQTVAVGVIKSVEKSDKAGKITKAGAKAAAKK encoded by the coding sequence ATGGGTAAGGAAAAGACTCACGTTAACGTCGTTGTCATTGGTCACGTCGATTCTGGTAAATCGACCACCACCGGTCACTTGATCTACAAGTGTGGTGGTATCGACAAGAGAACCATTGAAAAGTTCGAAAAGGAGGCTGCTGAATTGGGTAAAGGTTCTTTCAAATACGCTTGGgttttggacaagttgaaggccgagagagaaagaggtATCACCATCGATATCGCTTTGTGGAAGTTCGAGACTCCAAAATACCACGTTACCGTTATTGATGCTCCAGGTCACAGAGATTTCATCAAGAATATGATTACTGGTACTTCCCAAGCTGACTGTGCTATTTTGATCATTGCTGGTGGTACCGGTGAGTTTGAAGCCGGTATCTCCAAGGACGGTCAAACCAGAGAACACGCTTTGTTGGCTTACACCTTGGGTGtcaagcagttgattgTTGCCGTCAACAAGATGGACTCTGTCAAGTGGGACAAGAACAGATTTGAGGAAATCATCAAGGAGACCTCCAACTTCGTCAAGAAGGTTGGTTACAACCCAAAGAGTGTGCCATTTGTTCCAATCTCTGGTTGGAACGGTGACAATATGATTGAGCCATCCGCCAACTGTCCATGGTACAAGGGTTGGGAAAAGGAAACCAAGGCTGGTAAGTCCACCGGTAAGACTTTGTTGGAGGCCATTGACGCCATTGAGCCACCACAGAGACCAACCGACAAGCCATTGAGATTGCCATTGCAAGATGTCTACAAGATTGGTGGTATCGGAACTGTGCCAGTTGGTAGAGTTGAAACCGGTATCATCAAGGCTGGTATGGTTGTCACTTTTGCCCCAGCTGGTGTCACCACTGAAGTCAAGTCCGTCGAAATGCACCACGAACAATTGGTTGAAGGTGTCCCAGGTGACAATGTTGGTTTCAACGTTAAGAATGTTTCCGTTAAGGAAATCAGAAGAGGTAACGTTTGTGGTGACTCCAAGAACGACCCACCAAAGGGTTGCGACTCCTTCAATGCTCAAGTCATTGTCTTGAACCACCCAGGTCAAATCTCTGCTGGTTACTCTCCAGTCTTGGACTGTCACACTGCTCACATTGCTTGTAAATTCGAcaccttgattgaaaagattgacaGAAGAACCGGtaagaagttggaagacgagCCAAAATTCATCAAGTCTGGTGACGCTGCTATCGTCAAGATGGTCCCAACCAAGCCAATGTGTGTTGAGGCCTTCACCGACTACCCACCATTGGGAAGATTCGCTGTTAGAGACATGAGACAAAccgttgctgttggtgtCATCAAGTCCGTTGAGAAATCCGACAAGGCCGGTAAGATCACCAAGGCCGGTGCTAAAGCTGCTGCCAAGAAGTAA